In Notolabrus celidotus isolate fNotCel1 chromosome 22, fNotCel1.pri, whole genome shotgun sequence, one genomic interval encodes:
- the atg9a gene encoding autophagy-related protein 9A: MAHFDTEYQRLEASYSDSPPGEENLLMHVPEGAKSQWHHIENLDLFFQRVYNLHQKNGFTCMLMGEIFELVQLLFVVGFTVFLANCVDYDILFANKFVNHTDSSKVTLPDAFLPVDVCSARIRDNAFVMFVLTISGVFWLHRLIKFIYNVCCYWEIRSFYINALKMTMSELPYATWQEVQARIVEIQKEHQICIHKKELTELDIYHRILRFKNYMVAMVNKSLLPVRSRLPVLGDYVFYTRGLKYNFELIFFWGPGSLFENEWSLKSEYKRGGNRLELADRLASRILWIGIANLLLCPVILVWQILYAFFSYTEVIKREPGSLGARCWSLYGRCYLRHFNELDHELMSRLSKGYKAASKYMNCFLSPLLTVVAKNVAFFAGSLLAVLIALTIYDEDVLAVEHVLSSITLLGVCITVCRSFIPDKHMVFCPEQLLRVILAHIHYMPDHWQGNAHRYETRDQFSQLFQYKAVFILEELLSPVVTPIILIFCLRRKSLEIIDFFRNFTVEVIGVGDTCSFAQMDIRQHGHPAWMSEGKTEASIYQQAEDGKTELSLMHFAITNPQWQPPQETTHFISQLKERVHREATAASDTHPLSLSESEPRSLIANLLAGPSTVNSVHFGRDSSLTNHTAAGLSDGASALRSLSPISSSLHLRGSLSAAHRAAGHTSTMSRAMTGSGTDARTVSSGSSAWEGQLTSLILSEYASTEMSIHALYMHELHKQQSRGELSRHTWHRQESDESSDSVPDEVRSEPNTQSRNLPRSHTFPTVVPSPSAIPTSASANSSTTMYQERASSQSSSQRRHSGPTTDPSGAGGKVVRSARVPMGGWAEEGQAAPRQHEPVPEESSEDEMPPHIHKIT, from the exons ATGGCTCACTTTGACACAGAATACCAACGCCTGGAAGCGTCATACAGCGACTCTCCCCCTGGAGAGGAGAACCTGTTGATGCATGTGCCTGAAGGAGCCAAAT CCCAATGGCACCACATAGAAAATCTGGACCTGTTTTTCCAGAGA GTATATAACCTGCACCAGAAGAATGGATTCACCTGTATGCTGATGGGAGAGATCTTTGAGCTTGT CCAGTTGCTGTTTGTGGTTGGCTTCACAGTGTTCTTAGCTAACTGTGTGGACTATGACATTCTCTTTGCCAACAAGTTTGTAAATCACACTGATTCCTCTAAAGTCACCCTGCCTGATGCCTTCCTCCCAGTGGATGTGTGCAGTGCACG TATCCGAGACAATGCATTTGTGATGTTCGTACTGACAATCTCCGGGGTTTTTTGGCTCCATCGCCTCATCAAATTCATCTACAATGTCTGCTGCTACTGGGAGATTCGATCCTTCTATATCAATGCACTCAAAATGACCATG TCAGAACTCCCCTATGCGACATGGCAGGAGGTTCAGGCCAGGATAGTGGAGATTCAGAAGGAACACCAGATCTGCATCCATAAAAAAGAACTTACAGAGCTTGACATTTACCACCGCATCCTACGCTTTAAAAACTACATG GTTGCCATGGTGAACAAGTCACTCCTTCCTGTGCGATCTCGACTTCCTGTACTTGGGGACTATGTTTTCTACACCCGGGGTCTTAAATACAACTTTGAACTTATCTTCTTTTGGGGGCCAG gctcTCTGTTTGAGAACGAGTGGAGCCTGAAATCAGAGTATAAGCGAGGAGGTAACAGGCTGGAGCTTGCAGACAGGCTAGCATCCCGTATTCTGTGGATTGGGATTGCCAATCTGCTGCTGTGTCCAGTCATTCTGGTGTGGCAGATCCTCTATGCCTTCTTCAGTTACACAGAG GTGATCAAACGGGAGCCTGGTTCTCTGGGGGCGAGATGCTGGTCTCTGTATGGTCGATGTTACCTGCGTCACTTCAATGAGTTGGATCATGAGCTTATGTCACGCCTCAGCAAAGGCTACAAG GCTGCATCCAAGTACATGAACTGTTTTCTCTCGCCCCTGCTGACGGTGGTTGCCAAAAATGTAGCGTTTTTTGCCGGCTCCCTTCTGGCTGTGCTCATCGCCCTTACCATTTATGATGAGGACGTTCTTGCAGTAGAGCATGTGCTCTCATCAATCACCCTCCTCGGAGTGTGTATAACAGTCTGCAG ATCATTCATACCTGATAAGCACATGGTGTTTTGTCCTGAGCAGCTGCTGCGGGTTATCCTGGCTCATATTCATTACATGCCTGACCACTGGCAGGGTAACGCACACAGATATGAGACCCGTGACCAGTTCTCCCAGCTCTTCCAGTACAAAGCA gtgtttaTTCTAGAGGAGCTGCTGAGTCCGGTGGTCACTCCCATCATCTTGATCTTCTGTCTGAGGAGGAAGTCTCTGGAAATCATTGATTTCTTCAGGAACTTCACTGTGGAGGTGATCGGAGTGGGAGACACTTGCTCCTTTGCTCAGATGGACATCAGGCAGCATGGACACCCTGCG TGGATGTCGGAGGGAAAAACAGAGGCATCGATCTACCAACAGGCAGAGGATGGGAAGACAGAGTTATCTCTGATGCACTTTGCCATCACCAACCCCCAGTGGCAGCCTCCCCAGGAGACTACACACTTCATCAGCCAGCTGAAAGAACGAGTTCACAGAGAGGCCACAGCGGCTTCAGACACACATCCACTCTCACTATCGGAGTCTGAG CCAAGGAGCCTCATTGCAAACCTCCTAGCGGGTCCCTCCACGGTGAACTCGGTCCATTTTGGCAGGGACAGCTCTTTGACAAATCACACAGCAGCTGGCCTAAGTGATGGGGCGTCTGCGTTGCGCTCCCTTTCTCCTATCAGCAGCAGTCTTCACCTGAGAGGCAGTTTGAGTGCAGCTCACAGGGCAGCTGGACACACTtcaaccatgagcagagcaatGACTGGCTCTGG GACGGATGCTCGGACTGTGAGCTCAGGCAGCAGTGCGTGGGAGGGTCAACTCACCAGTTTGATCCTGTCAGAGTACGCCTCCACTGAAATGAGCATCCATGCTCTTTACATGCATGAG CTGCACAAGCAGCAGTCCCGTGGCGAGCTATCCCGCCACACGTGGCACAGGCAGGAGAGCGACGAAAGTAGTGACAGCGTCCCCGATGAAGTGAGGAGCGAACCCAACACTCAGTCCAGAAATTTGCCTCGCTCACACACTTTCCCCACCGTAGTTCCCAGTCCCAGTGCCATTCCTACATCAGCATCAGCAAACAGCAGTACAACCATGTACCAGGAGAGAGCGTCATCACAAAGCAGCAGCCAGAGGCGCCACAGTGGACCCACCACAG aCCCTTCTGGTGCAGGGGGGAAAGTAGTAAGGTCTGCCCGTGTCCCCATGGGAGGCTGGGCAGAGGAGGGTCAGGCAGCACCACGACAACATGAACCAGTCCCAGAGGAGAGCTCGGAGGATGAAATGCCTCCTCACATACACAAG aTTACATAA